The Candidatus Omnitrophota bacterium genomic interval CCGGATTTTTATTTTCTTATAATTTTAAGGCTTAAGTGGTATAATCTATCCTTCATGAAAGGTCCGGTACAGTAAATTATGATCTCAGCAAAAGATGTGTCGCTGCGTTACGGCGACCGCAAACTGTTTTCGCATGTAAATATAACTTTTTCCGCAGGAAACTGCTATGGATTGATCGGCGCCAACGGTTCGGGTAAATCCACGTTTTTAAAGATACTTTCCGGCGAAATAGAGTCCACGTCGGGAGAAGTCATAGTGACTCCGGGCGAGCGGATAGCGGTTCTGAAGCAGGACCAATTCGCTTTTGACGAATATACCGCCTTAACTACGGTTATCATGGGCCATAAAATACTTTATGACATCATAACGGAAAAAAATGCGCTGTACGCTAAAGAGGACTTTTCCAATAAAGACGGGCTGCGCATATCCGAGCTTGAGGCAGAGTTTGTCGAGCTGGACGGGTGGAACGCCGAATCCGAGGCAGCCAAATTATTAAGCAATCTTGGCGTTCCGGAAGAATTACAGAGAATACAAATGAAGGGGCTTGAGGGCGGACAAAAGGTGCGTGTCCTCCTGGCCCAGGCATTGTTCGGCAATCCGGATATATTATTACTCGATGAGCCTACGAATCATCTGGATATTGAAAATTGCATGTGGCTTGAGGAATTTTTATGCGGCTTCGAAAATACCGCCGTCATAGTTTCTCACGACCGCCACTTTCTGGACAGGGTCTGCACGCACATTGCGGATATCGATTACGGTAAGATCCAGATATACAAGGGTAACTTCACTTTCTGGTTAGAGGCCAGCCAGTTAGCCGCGAGACAGCGCGTTGAATCAAATAAAAAAATAGAGGAAAAACGAAAAGAGCTGCAGAGCTTTATCGACCGTTTCAGCGCCAACGCCTCCAAGGCCAAGCAGGCAACCTGCCGCAAAAAGATGCTGGAAAAGCTTACTGTTGAAGATATCAAGCCTTCTTCAAGAAAATATCCGTATATCAAATTTGACCAGGAGCGTGAGTCCGGAAGTAATATTTTACACATCGGCCATTTATCCAAAGCGCTCGACGGGCAGGTAATGTTCAAAAATTTTACCATGACGGCTTCAAAGGGCGATAAGATCGCTTTTGTCGGCCCGAATGACCTTGCCAAGACGACTTTATTCCGGATCCTGATGGGAAAGATGCAGCCTGACAGCGGCACTTTTAAGTGGGGCGTTTCGATCAACCAGGCTTATTATCCCAAAGACAGTGCCAAATT includes:
- a CDS encoding ATP-binding cassette domain-containing protein → MISAKDVSLRYGDRKLFSHVNITFSAGNCYGLIGANGSGKSTFLKILSGEIESTSGEVIVTPGERIAVLKQDQFAFDEYTALTTVIMGHKILYDIITEKNALYAKEDFSNKDGLRISELEAEFVELDGWNAESEAAKLLSNLGVPEELQRIQMKGLEGGQKVRVLLAQALFGNPDILLLDEPTNHLDIENCMWLEEFLCGFENTAVIVSHDRHFLDRVCTHIADIDYGKIQIYKGNFTFWLEASQLAARQRVESNKKIEEKRKELQSFIDRFSANASKAKQATCRKKMLEKLTVEDIKPSSRKYPYIKFDQERESGSNILHIGHLSKALDGQVMFKNFTMTASKGDKIAFVGPNDLAKTTLFRILMGKMQPDSGTFKWGVSINQAYYPKDSAKFFNDDCSIIDWLCRYSDNTDDRFVRGFLGRMLFSGEESLKSVSVLSGGERVRCMLARTMLAKANVLIMDDPTNHLDLESITSLNKGLEEFGGTILFSSRDHQLIQTVANRIIEITPKGFIDRCNTTLDEYLSNENIKNQLHQLYS